A single window of Aspergillus oryzae RIB40 DNA, chromosome 8 DNA harbors:
- a CDS encoding uncharacterized protein (predicted transporter (major facilitator superfamily)), whose translation MGTTKAESTNKPAGEEELAAVLPTGGPAWYRQGYLLRLNSIILALVMFSSANGYDGSLMNGLQALDQWNNFLDYPTGVRLGWLNAIYWLGCGVGYPTAAWLANRFGRKPGVYVGYLFLGLGCALQTAAPNQTSFLLARLFVGVASALFGNSVPLLINEIAYPSHRGIVNSLFMSGWYVGGTVSGWVIFASRDYPSSWSWRLPSLLQALLPLVALPGFLLAPESPRWLISVGRPEEARTILTRYHAGGDTNSPLVNYEMLTITSAIEAEQEAQSSASYLEMLKTPGNRRRLFISITLGIFAQWAGNGVVSYYLSLILDTVGVTSVKDQTLISACMQMWNLIFAITGAYLIDRFGRRPLFLASAVVMFVSYVFVTALSGSFAATQHASTGAAVIPFLFIFFAGYGLSLTPLLTAYPCEIWPFRLRARGLTVTWVASICAIIFNTFVNPIALDAIEWKYYIVFIAVLLIFGITAYFFYPETKGYPLEQIAAIFDGPTSQGGIDPERAAKCLDVFDDVKSLSVTHQESI comes from the exons ATGGGGACTACTAAAGCCGAGAGTACAAACAAACCCgctggggaggaagagctggcaGCTGTCCTTCCGACAGGGGGGCCGGCATGGTATAGGCAAGgttatcttcttcgtctcaacTCGATTATACTTGCTCTAGTGATGTTCTCCTCTGCAAATGGCTACGATGGATCTTTAATGAATGGGCTTCAAGCCCTTGACCAGTGGAACAACTTTCTGGACTATCCTACTGGTGTACGTCTTGGATGGCTGAATGCTATATACTGGCTGGGATGCGGCGTTGGCTACCCAACTGCGGCGTGGTTGGCAAATCGATTTGGACGCAAACCTGGGGTCTATGTCGGCTATCTCTTCTTAGGTCTTGGTTGTGCGCTCCAGACAGCAGCTCCAAATCAGACTTCATTCTTGCTGGCTCGATTGTTTGTTGGCGTGGCGTCCGCATTATTTGGAAACTCAGTTCCGCTCCTGATTAACGAGATCGCCTATCCTAGCCATCGTGGCATTGTAAACTCGCTCTTCATGTCTGGATGGTACGTAGGTGGAACCGTGTCAGGGTGGGTGATCTTCGCGTCGCGGGATTACCCATCGTCGTGGTCCTGGCGACTACCGtcgcttcttcaagcctTATTACCACTGGTCGCCTTGCCGGGGTTCCTGTTGGCTCCTGAAAGCCCTCGCTGGCTGATTTCAGTTGGCCGCCCGGAGGAAGCACGCACAATCTTGACACGTTACCATGCGGGTGGAGATACAAACTCACCGCTGGTAAACTATGAAATGTTGACTATTACCTCTGCCATTGAAGCTGAGCAGGAGGCACAGAGCAGTGCTAGCTACTTGGAGATGCTCAAAACACCTGGAAATAGACGTCGGCTATTCATCTCCATCACTTTGGGCATATTTGCGCAATGGGCGGGTAATGGTGTGGTCTCTTATTATTTGTCGCTCATTCTTGATACAGTGGGAGTGACTAGTGTGAAAGATCAGACACTCATCTCTGCATGTATGCAGATGTGGAATCTGATATTCGCTATCACCGGCGCATACCTCATTGACCGATTTGGCCGTCGTCCTCTGTTCCTGGCATCTGCTGTGGTTATGTTCGTGAGCTACGTCTTCGTCACTGCACTCTCGGGATCATTCGCAGCTACTCAACATGCAAGCACTGGAGCGGCCGTCATACCgtttctctttattttctttgcagGCTATGGACTTTCTTT AACCCCTTTGTTAACTGCCTATCCATGCGAAATTTGGCCTTTCCGTCTCCGAGCTCGTGGCCTTACAGTGACTTGGGTGGCCTCTATCTGTgcaatcatcttcaatacATTCGTGAACCCCATTGCCCTGGACGCTATTGAATGGAAGTACTACATCGTGTTCATCGCAGTACTGCTGATTTTTGGGATTACGGCGTACTTTTTTTACCCGGAAACCAAGGGTTACCCTCTTGAACAGATTGCTGCCATATTCGATGGTCCCACCTCTCAAGGTGGAATCGACCCCGAGCGTGCGGCGAAGTGTCTGGATGTGTTCGATGATGTGAAGTCGCTCTCAGTCACCCACCAAGAATCTATATGA